The following proteins are encoded in a genomic region of Paenibacillus sp. FSL H3-0469:
- a CDS encoding class I SAM-dependent methyltransferase, with translation MKQNKSSITALVSAFGRAYHSQFDSPKIIDDYVAQKLISPQEFADIRRNMVQGITFFNPEIAEKYPDDPEAILRWIVQVQLSPTPLARAAYCESIVLHEMSLGLKQYVILGAGLDSFAYRYPELGEQLEIFEVDAPATQASKQQRLKEAQLAVPGNLHLVPMDFTGGFAYPSLLAQGFDPYALTLFSLLGVSYYLTKEENARLISALFANLPAGSSIVLDYADERLWEEQGLSGRVSKMVQLAAAGGEPMQSCFAYAEMEQLLAEAGLLVYEHLSPEAIQDRFFGNRSDDLAAFETIHYIHAVKR, from the coding sequence ATGAAGCAGAACAAGTCCAGCATAACTGCCTTAGTGTCCGCATTTGGCCGCGCCTATCACAGTCAATTTGACAGTCCGAAGATCATCGATGATTATGTCGCACAGAAGCTGATATCACCGCAGGAGTTCGCGGACATCCGCAGGAATATGGTGCAAGGGATTACGTTCTTCAATCCTGAGATTGCGGAGAAATACCCGGATGATCCTGAAGCCATCTTGAGATGGATTGTCCAGGTTCAGTTATCCCCCACACCGCTGGCACGTGCTGCCTACTGTGAGAGCATAGTGCTGCATGAGATGAGTCTCGGGCTGAAGCAGTATGTAATTCTTGGTGCGGGGCTGGACAGCTTTGCCTACCGTTATCCTGAACTAGGGGAGCAGCTGGAGATCTTTGAAGTGGACGCTCCTGCTACCCAGGCATCCAAACAGCAGAGGCTTAAGGAAGCACAGCTTGCGGTTCCCGGCAATCTTCATCTTGTTCCCATGGACTTCACGGGCGGATTCGCTTATCCCAGTCTGCTCGCACAGGGGTTCGATCCTTATGCCTTAACCCTATTCAGCCTCCTGGGGGTATCCTACTACCTCACCAAGGAGGAGAATGCCCGCTTGATCAGCGCATTGTTCGCGAATCTGCCTGCCGGAAGCTCCATCGTGCTGGATTATGCAGATGAGCGGCTATGGGAGGAGCAGGGCTTGTCCGGCCGGGTTAGCAAAATGGTTCAGCTGGCTGCCGCCGGCGGCGAACCCATGCAATCCTGCTTTGCTTACGCGGAGATGGAGCAGTTGCTGGCTGAGGCCGGTCTGCTGGTCTACGAGCACCTGTCCCCGGAAGCCATCCAGGACCGGTTCTTCGGTAACCGTTCGGATGACCTTGCTGCTTTTGAGACAATTCATTATATTCATGCGGTCAAGCGGTAG
- a CDS encoding iron-sulfur cluster biosynthesis family protein has product MQIELNAMTRERLEQSLAGKPGQFKMFYDTEDCGCNGVLVIQVVSEPSPTDIVFQTEPFTFLCDRQQEVLFDDVMRLEAEAGYPAYKLTSDSTLFGSNIRVQDARS; this is encoded by the coding sequence ATGCAGATTGAGCTTAATGCAATGACCCGCGAACGGCTGGAGCAGAGCTTGGCCGGGAAGCCCGGGCAATTCAAAATGTTCTATGATACGGAGGATTGCGGCTGTAACGGCGTACTGGTCATCCAGGTAGTCAGCGAGCCTTCGCCGACAGATATTGTGTTTCAGACCGAGCCGTTCACCTTCCTGTGTGACCGCCAGCAGGAAGTGCTGTTCGATGACGTTATGCGGCTCGAAGCAGAGGCCGGATATCCGGCCTACAAGCTGACAAGTGATTCCACCTTGTTCGGGAGCAACATTAGAGTGCAGGATGCACGAAGCTGA
- the cobA gene encoding uroporphyrinogen-III C-methyltransferase, translating into MKQGSISIVGAGPGDPELITLKALRRIQCADVILYDRLVNEELLDYARGDAVRIYCGKAPGLHSMPQETTERLMIRHAEAGSHVVRLKGGDPFVFGRGGEEALAAAAAGISYEVIPGITSAVGAAASAGIPLTHRGVAASFAIVTGSRCQTQDSPLRWDALAHGVDTLVIYMGVSKLGEICKELLVHGKDPQTPVALIENGTTVRERIVTGTLGNIDKVAAAMKISNPAMIIIGEVVQVRAELLNLEEAVRSQIG; encoded by the coding sequence ATGAAGCAGGGCAGCATATCCATTGTTGGTGCGGGTCCAGGCGATCCCGAGCTGATTACATTGAAGGCGCTGCGGCGCATTCAATGTGCCGATGTGATTCTGTACGACCGGCTGGTGAATGAGGAACTGCTGGACTACGCCAGGGGCGATGCCGTGCGCATTTACTGCGGCAAAGCGCCGGGCTTGCATTCGATGCCCCAGGAGACGACCGAGCGGCTAATGATCCGGCATGCCGAAGCCGGTAGCCATGTAGTCCGGCTGAAGGGCGGCGACCCGTTTGTCTTCGGCAGGGGCGGGGAGGAAGCATTAGCTGCCGCCGCTGCCGGTATTTCCTATGAGGTGATTCCCGGAATCACCTCGGCGGTGGGCGCAGCTGCTTCTGCGGGCATTCCGCTGACCCATCGCGGTGTGGCGGCTTCCTTTGCCATCGTGACCGGCAGCCGCTGCCAGACCCAGGATTCACCGCTGCGCTGGGATGCGCTGGCTCATGGTGTAGATACGCTTGTGATTTATATGGGCGTAAGCAAGCTAGGGGAGATATGCAAGGAACTGCTGGTACACGGCAAAGATCCGCAGACCCCGGTTGCATTAATTGAGAACGGAACAACGGTGCGCGAACGGATCGTAACCGGCACGCTTGGCAATATCGACAAGGTAGCCGCCGCGATGAAGATCAGCAATCCGGCCATGATCATTATCGGTGAGGTGGTCCAGGTCAGGGCGGAGCTGCTGAATCTGGAAGAAGCCGTACGTTCGCAGATCGGGTGA
- a CDS encoding NAD(P)H-dependent oxidoreductase, which translates to MKKVIAIIGNQQKNNTYRAVCEFEAQLRIYGEVEVEYIFLKDYRLEFCRGCKVCFNKGEEYCPLRDDRDVLVEKMESADGVIMAAPNYAFHVPAAMKNLLDRLAYVFHRPQFFGKTYTAIVNQGIHGGNAIVKYLSSMGENFGFQVTRGCVLSTMEPVSTAAARKNAVRIRKAAARFYKGLMRPAPPTPTLFRLLMFRLSRTSIQHMLDERSKDFRHYQANGWFEAAYYYPVSLGPVKSLAGHLFDRIGKRMAKRA; encoded by the coding sequence ATGAAGAAGGTTATCGCAATCATCGGCAATCAGCAAAAGAACAATACGTACAGAGCGGTCTGCGAATTTGAGGCTCAGCTCCGAATCTACGGGGAGGTAGAGGTTGAGTATATTTTTCTGAAGGATTACAGGCTTGAGTTCTGCCGGGGGTGCAAGGTGTGCTTCAATAAAGGTGAAGAATACTGCCCGCTGAGGGACGACCGGGATGTGCTGGTGGAGAAAATGGAGAGCGCGGACGGTGTAATTATGGCGGCTCCCAATTATGCGTTCCATGTTCCGGCAGCCATGAAGAATCTGCTCGACCGGCTGGCGTATGTGTTCCATCGGCCGCAGTTCTTCGGCAAGACGTATACGGCGATCGTCAATCAGGGAATTCACGGCGGCAATGCGATTGTCAAATATCTTAGCAGTATGGGCGAGAACTTTGGGTTCCAGGTGACCCGGGGCTGTGTGCTAAGTACGATGGAGCCAGTTAGCACGGCAGCCGCGCGGAAGAATGCTGTGAGAATCCGCAAGGCTGCGGCCCGCTTCTACAAAGGATTGATGCGTCCGGCACCGCCGACTCCTACACTGTTCCGCTTGCTGATGTTCCGGCTGTCCCGGACCAGTATTCAGCATATGCTGGATGAGCGGTCGAAGGATTTCCGGCATTACCAGGCTAACGGCTGGTTTGAAGCGGCGTATTATTATCCGGTCTCGCTGGGTCCTGTCAAGAGCTTGGCCGGACATCTGTTTGACCGAATCGGTAAAAGAATGGCTAAACGCGCTTAA
- a CDS encoding histidine phosphatase family protein, which translates to MSADFYLVRHAKKEIGIGDVLVSSEGLKQANMTAEHFKKVPFSRIVYSPLKRSMITAEIISKTTRKALTEDIRLRERVNWGDLSGQTFEEFVEMWNRCTREREFSPPVGDSARKAGERMTSCLLELADRHPHESFLIVTHGGLITDFLANEFNHEELARKYPNFIEEQSYLVPECSITKVRYCEEKFELIDFANVTHLNH; encoded by the coding sequence ATGAGCGCGGATTTTTACCTTGTGAGACATGCAAAAAAAGAAATAGGAATAGGTGATGTTTTGGTTTCTAGTGAAGGTCTAAAGCAAGCAAACATGACTGCAGAGCACTTTAAAAAAGTCCCCTTTTCTAGAATTGTTTATAGTCCGCTAAAAAGATCAATGATTACTGCTGAAATAATTTCCAAAACAACAAGAAAAGCGTTAACTGAGGATATACGATTAAGGGAGAGGGTCAATTGGGGGGATTTATCTGGACAAACATTTGAGGAATTTGTTGAGATGTGGAATCGATGCACAAGAGAAAGAGAATTTTCCCCGCCTGTCGGTGACTCGGCGAGAAAAGCAGGAGAGCGTATGACTTCATGTCTACTCGAACTAGCTGACCGACACCCGCATGAAAGTTTTCTTATTGTGACTCATGGTGGTTTGATTACAGATTTTTTGGCTAACGAATTTAACCACGAAGAACTGGCTAGAAAGTATCCTAACTTTATAGAAGAGCAAAGTTATTTGGTCCCAGAATGCTCTATAACTAAAGTTAGATATTGTGAAGAAAAGTTTGAGTTAATAGATTTTGCGAACGTCACGCATTTGAACCATTAA
- a CDS encoding discoidin domain-containing protein, translating to MRNKYVTWSLVVTLLISTLFMAAGPLTRSSAAGGTNLVLNKTITASGQSQNYTPDNVKDSNQSTYWESTNDAFPGWIQVDLGTLTSIDQLVLKLPVSWETRTQTLAVQGSANGTSFTDIAGAAAYEFNPAVAGNSVTINFTSANTRYVRLLFSANTAWPAGQLSELEIYGASSPTPAPTAGPTTSPVPAGTYEAEAAALSGGAQVNTDHAGYSGTGFVDNYLTQGPATTFTVNVASAGTRNVTLRYANASGSAKTISIYVNGVKQRQTTLPNLANWDTWGTKTEALPLNAGSNSIAYKYDAGDTGNINLDLIMVASAIIATPAPSPTVAPTAVPTATPIPTNTAVPTSTPAPSATPTPVPTTSPTPTVTPIPTATTSPGGNIALGKTINASSSTQNFVAANANDNNTATYWEGSGNPSTLTLDLGANYTISSIVLKLNPAAEWAARTQNIQVLGHNQNSTTFSSLVSAQRYTFNPASGNTVTIPVTATVKRLQLNVTANSGAPAGQIAEFQVYGTPAANPDLTITGMSWTPASLVETGSVTLNAMVKNIGNAAAAATTVNFYLNNELAGSAPVAALAAGASASVSYNAGTLTAGTYPLSAKVDEAGQIIEQNESNNSYANPAALVIAPVSSSDLTAATSWSPGTPAAGSNVAFTVSLKNQGNLASAGGAHGITVALKNAAGSTVQTFTGSYTGVIAAGASVEVSLPGTWGAVNGNYTVTTTIAADANEVTTKQANNVNTVNLVVYALRGASVTYSRYDTQDASRGGSAALRSALNFDQTLIASEASGQSYVALPSNGAYAQWTVRAGQGGAGVTMRFTMPDSADGMGLTGALDVYVNGTKAKTIPLTSYYAWQYFSGDQPGDAPGAGRPLFRFDEVHWKLDTPLQPGDVIRIQKNNGDSLEYGVDFLEIEPVPAAIARPANSVSVTDYGAVAGDGQDDLAAFNSAVTAAVASGKTLYIPAGTFNLSSMWVIGSVSNMINNFTVTGAGYWHTNLQFTNPNAAGGGISFRVQGKLDFSNVYMNSNLRSRYNQNAIYKGLMDNFGNNSVIHDVWIEHFECGMWVGDYARTPAIFANNLLVENSRIRNNLADGINFSQGTSNSTVRNTNVRNNGDDGLAVWPSNTFGAPDGVNNTFSYNTIENNWRAGAIGIFGGSGHKADHNYIIDTVGGSGIRLNTTFPGAHFNSNTGMVFSDTTIINSGTSRDLYDGERGAIDLEASSDPIRNVTFNNIDIINTQRDAIQLGYGGGFSGIVFNNININGTGLDGVTTSRFSSAHKGAAIYTYTGNGSATFNNLTTSNIAYPSLYYIQSGFGLLIQ from the coding sequence ATGCGCAACAAGTATGTTACATGGTCGCTTGTAGTTACGCTGCTCATCTCAACGCTCTTCATGGCGGCCGGTCCGCTGACCCGTTCGTCGGCTGCTGGCGGAACGAATCTGGTACTTAACAAAACCATTACCGCCAGCGGACAATCCCAGAATTATACCCCGGATAACGTTAAGGACAGTAACCAAAGTACGTATTGGGAGAGTACAAATGATGCTTTTCCCGGGTGGATTCAGGTCGATCTGGGTACGCTCACCAGTATAGACCAGCTTGTATTGAAGTTACCCGTTAGCTGGGAGACACGGACGCAGACACTTGCGGTACAGGGCAGTGCGAACGGCACCAGCTTTACAGATATTGCCGGTGCAGCTGCGTACGAATTTAATCCTGCGGTGGCGGGCAACAGTGTCACGATTAACTTCACATCTGCCAATACGCGTTATGTCCGTCTGCTGTTCAGTGCGAATACTGCGTGGCCTGCGGGCCAGTTGTCCGAGCTTGAAATCTACGGTGCCAGCTCCCCAACCCCTGCGCCTACAGCCGGGCCTACTACATCACCGGTTCCAGCGGGCACCTATGAAGCAGAAGCTGCTGCATTGTCCGGCGGAGCGCAAGTGAACACGGACCATGCCGGATACTCCGGTACAGGCTTTGTTGACAACTATCTGACCCAAGGTCCGGCCACCACCTTCACGGTCAATGTGGCTTCGGCGGGTACACGGAATGTTACACTGAGGTATGCCAATGCAAGCGGAAGCGCCAAGACGATCAGTATCTACGTGAACGGAGTGAAGCAGCGCCAGACAACCTTGCCGAACCTGGCGAACTGGGACACCTGGGGCACGAAGACTGAAGCCCTCCCGTTGAATGCTGGCAGTAATAGCATTGCTTACAAATACGATGCGGGGGATACGGGCAACATCAATTTGGATCTAATTATGGTAGCGTCTGCAATCATCGCCACGCCCGCACCTTCACCTACAGTAGCTCCAACAGCTGTACCTACAGCAACCCCGATCCCTACCAATACAGCGGTTCCTACTTCCACACCTGCTCCATCTGCTACACCAACACCAGTGCCGACAACATCCCCAACGCCTACAGTCACACCAATTCCAACGGCGACGACTTCCCCTGGTGGCAATATTGCACTGGGTAAAACGATCAACGCCTCCTCCAGCACACAGAATTTCGTTGCTGCGAATGCGAACGATAACAACACGGCTACTTACTGGGAAGGCAGCGGGAATCCAAGCACCCTTACGCTCGACCTGGGAGCCAATTATACAATCTCATCAATTGTCCTGAAGCTGAATCCGGCGGCCGAATGGGCGGCCCGGACCCAGAACATTCAAGTACTCGGACACAATCAGAATTCGACGACCTTCAGCAGCCTCGTTTCAGCTCAGAGGTATACCTTCAATCCGGCTTCAGGCAACACGGTCACCATTCCCGTGACTGCAACCGTTAAGCGGCTGCAGCTTAATGTCACTGCCAACTCCGGCGCACCTGCCGGACAGATCGCTGAATTCCAGGTATACGGTACACCGGCAGCGAACCCGGATCTGACGATTACAGGCATGAGCTGGACTCCTGCTTCTCTGGTGGAGACAGGCAGTGTAACTCTGAATGCAATGGTAAAAAACATTGGCAATGCCGCAGCAGCAGCCACCACAGTCAATTTTTATTTGAACAACGAGCTAGCGGGTTCGGCACCAGTAGCGGCTTTGGCGGCAGGAGCTTCGGCATCCGTCTCCTACAATGCAGGAACGCTAACAGCCGGAACTTATCCGCTCAGTGCCAAGGTCGATGAAGCAGGCCAGATTATTGAGCAGAATGAAAGCAACAATAGCTACGCTAATCCTGCTGCCCTGGTCATTGCTCCGGTGTCCAGCTCCGACTTGACCGCAGCGACCTCCTGGTCACCGGGAACACCGGCTGCGGGGAGTAACGTGGCCTTCACCGTCAGTCTCAAAAATCAGGGCAACCTTGCTTCCGCAGGCGGTGCCCACGGAATAACTGTAGCCTTGAAGAATGCCGCAGGCTCTACTGTGCAGACCTTCACAGGCTCCTACACCGGCGTAATTGCTGCCGGGGCTTCGGTAGAGGTCTCTCTCCCCGGTACCTGGGGTGCAGTGAACGGTAATTACACTGTTACTACGACCATTGCCGCAGATGCCAATGAGGTAACAACCAAGCAGGCCAACAACGTGAACACTGTGAACCTGGTCGTATATGCTTTACGCGGCGCAAGCGTTACGTACAGCCGGTATGATACACAGGATGCCAGCCGCGGCGGCTCGGCGGCGCTGAGATCCGCACTGAATTTCGATCAGACGCTGATTGCCTCCGAGGCTTCGGGACAGAGTTATGTGGCCCTGCCGTCTAACGGAGCTTATGCCCAGTGGACAGTGAGAGCGGGGCAAGGCGGTGCCGGAGTCACCATGAGATTCACGATGCCGGATTCGGCAGACGGAATGGGTCTTACAGGTGCGCTTGACGTATATGTGAATGGAACCAAGGCCAAGACCATTCCGCTTACCTCGTATTATGCCTGGCAATACTTTTCTGGAGATCAGCCGGGGGATGCGCCGGGTGCCGGACGTCCGCTGTTCCGCTTCGATGAAGTCCACTGGAAGCTGGACACGCCGCTTCAGCCGGGGGATGTAATCCGCATTCAGAAGAATAACGGAGACAGTCTGGAGTATGGTGTTGACTTCCTGGAGATTGAACCTGTACCGGCAGCCATCGCCCGTCCAGCCAACTCGGTATCGGTCACCGATTACGGCGCAGTGGCAGGTGACGGACAGGACGACCTGGCCGCCTTCAACAGTGCGGTTACAGCCGCCGTCGCCAGCGGGAAAACACTTTATATTCCGGCGGGAACTTTTAATCTGAGCAGCATGTGGGTCATTGGCTCGGTCAGCAATATGATTAACAACTTCACGGTCACCGGTGCAGGCTATTGGCACACCAATCTGCAATTTACGAATCCCAATGCAGCTGGCGGAGGCATCTCCTTCCGTGTTCAAGGCAAGCTGGATTTCAGCAATGTCTATATGAACTCAAATCTGAGATCCCGGTACAATCAGAATGCCATCTATAAAGGCCTGATGGATAACTTCGGCAACAATTCGGTCATCCATGACGTATGGATTGAGCATTTTGAATGCGGCATGTGGGTGGGGGATTACGCGCGGACGCCGGCAATTTTTGCGAACAATCTGCTTGTAGAGAACAGCCGCATCCGCAACAATCTGGCGGACGGCATCAACTTCTCCCAGGGGACCAGCAACTCTACCGTCCGCAATACCAATGTGCGCAATAACGGGGACGACGGACTGGCCGTCTGGCCGAGCAATACGTTCGGGGCGCCGGATGGGGTGAATAACACCTTTTCGTATAATACGATCGAGAATAACTGGCGTGCCGGCGCTATCGGCATCTTCGGGGGCAGCGGTCACAAGGCGGATCACAACTACATTATCGACACAGTAGGCGGCTCTGGTATCCGGCTGAATACAACCTTCCCGGGGGCGCATTTCAACAGTAATACGGGGATGGTTTTCTCGGATACGACGATTATTAACAGCGGCACCAGCCGTGACTTGTATGACGGGGAACGCGGCGCAATTGATCTTGAAGCTTCGTCTGACCCGATCAGGAATGTTACTTTCAACAACATCGACATCATCAACACCCAGCGCGATGCGATCCAGCTCGGATACGGCGGCGGCTTCTCGGGTATCGTATTTAATAACATTAATATCAACGGCACGGGCCTTGACGGGGTGACGACTTCCCGGTTCTCCAGCGCTCATAAGGGAGCGGCCATCTACACGTATACCGGCAACGGCTCGGCGACCTTCAACAACCTGACGACCAGCAATATTGCGTATCCAAGCTTGTATTATATTCAGAGCGGGTTTGGGCTGTTGATTCAGTAA
- a CDS encoding FGGY family carbohydrate kinase yields the protein MEPMITAGLDIGTTSISGLLYDLEKRTILHSLTEAQASLPFSLNQEWERLQDPELIVKQVEHILERLLAHQPEVAGIGLTGAMHGIVYLDKRGRATGPLYTWQDGRAGQLTRGTGSPTYAQQFSDLTGYTVAPGYGLATHYYNLCQQLVPEGAVGFCTIADYIVMRLVNVDIPLIDATQAAGIGGFSLRTGDFDRTAISMAGIDCSLLPQVVPSGSAIGSTSQGIPVYTSLGDNQASFLGSVPLPGETLLLNIGTGSQLSAWLPHCVNIPSAMEVRPFPGGGVLMVGAALSGGKSYALLEGFFRQLITAYTGEAPADVYSLMLRLLSEEVPGRGSIGLTVNTQFLGTRTDPEKRGSVEGITLENFTPGGLAHAFLQGMVDELYGFLADLEQQGAATFSRLIGSGNALRTNPVLCAKAEAAFGLPLELGEHAEEAALGAALCAAVGGGEISSFSEAGAYLKAEPS from the coding sequence ATGGAGCCTATGATTACGGCCGGACTAGATATCGGAACCACATCCATCTCCGGGCTGCTATACGATTTGGAGAAGCGTACGATTCTGCATAGCCTTACGGAAGCGCAAGCGAGTTTGCCTTTCAGCCTAAATCAGGAATGGGAGCGGCTGCAGGACCCGGAATTGATTGTGAAGCAGGTGGAACATATACTTGAACGTCTGCTGGCGCACCAGCCGGAGGTAGCGGGTATTGGCTTAACCGGGGCGATGCATGGGATTGTCTATTTGGATAAAAGAGGAAGAGCTACAGGTCCGCTGTACACCTGGCAGGATGGACGGGCGGGACAGCTAACTAGAGGCACGGGCAGTCCAACCTATGCGCAGCAGTTCAGTGACCTTACCGGTTACACTGTAGCTCCCGGCTATGGACTCGCCACCCATTACTATAATCTGTGCCAACAGCTTGTCCCGGAAGGAGCAGTCGGCTTCTGCACAATTGCGGACTATATTGTGATGAGGCTCGTGAACGTTGATATTCCCCTGATCGATGCAACGCAGGCAGCGGGGATCGGGGGCTTCAGTCTGCGGACAGGAGATTTCGATAGAACCGCGATTAGTATGGCCGGGATCGATTGTTCGTTACTGCCGCAGGTCGTCCCCTCCGGGTCGGCAATTGGTAGCACATCACAAGGCATTCCCGTGTATACCTCGCTCGGGGATAATCAGGCCAGCTTCTTGGGGAGCGTACCACTCCCTGGCGAAACCCTGCTGCTGAACATCGGCACAGGGAGCCAGCTCTCGGCCTGGCTGCCTCACTGCGTCAACATTCCTTCTGCGATGGAGGTACGCCCGTTCCCTGGCGGTGGGGTGCTAATGGTTGGCGCCGCCCTGAGCGGAGGCAAGTCTTATGCCCTGCTGGAGGGATTCTTCCGGCAGTTGATCACCGCTTACACTGGAGAAGCACCGGCAGATGTCTATTCCCTGATGCTCAGGCTGCTCAGTGAAGAGGTGCCGGGACGCGGCAGCATAGGACTTACGGTGAACACACAGTTTCTGGGGACAAGGACGGACCCGGAGAAGCGCGGCAGTGTGGAGGGAATCACGCTGGAGAATTTTACTCCCGGCGGGCTGGCCCATGCTTTTCTGCAAGGAATGGTAGATGAACTGTACGGCTTCCTGGCGGATCTGGAACAGCAGGGCGCGGCCACATTCAGCCGCCTTATAGGCTCAGGCAATGCACTGCGCACGAATCCGGTGCTCTGCGCCAAGGCTGAAGCAGCCTTCGGCCTACCGCTTGAGCTTGGTGAACATGCTGAAGAAGCGGCGTTAGGCGCGGCGCTCTGTGCCGCTGTCGGCGGCGGTGAGATCTCCAGCTTCAGTGAAGCTGGGGCTTACCTTAAAGCAGAGCCTAGCTGA
- a CDS encoding GNAT family N-acetyltransferase: MITIRPIEQRDNAVIEGIIRECLIEFGGNREGLAWADDSLHDLYTYYNSAENRAYWVIEVDGQVLGGCGIAAFDEARQICELQKMYLSAAIRGQGVAAGLLDTALAFAKQHYRKCYLETLLTMQAAGRFYVKHGFSPLDGPLAGSEHYACDAWYIRDLHI; the protein is encoded by the coding sequence ATGATTACCATCCGTCCCATTGAGCAGAGGGATAATGCAGTCATTGAGGGGATTATCCGGGAGTGCCTGATTGAATTCGGCGGTAACCGTGAAGGCTTGGCCTGGGCAGATGACAGCCTGCATGACTTATATACCTATTATAATAGCGCGGAGAACCGGGCGTACTGGGTTATTGAAGTGGATGGGCAGGTGCTGGGCGGCTGCGGGATTGCAGCTTTTGACGAAGCACGGCAGATCTGTGAATTGCAGAAAATGTATCTGTCCGCAGCCATCCGCGGCCAAGGCGTTGCAGCAGGGCTGCTGGATACGGCGCTTGCTTTCGCTAAGCAGCATTACCGCAAGTGTTACCTGGAGACGCTGCTGACGATGCAGGCTGCTGGCCGTTTCTATGTCAAGCACGGGTTCAGCCCGCTGGATGGCCCGCTGGCCGGTTCCGAGCACTATGCCTGCGATGCATGGTATATCCGTGACTTACATATCTGA
- a CDS encoding SDR family oxidoreductase — protein MRLHNKVAVVTGAASGMGKAIAVLYAKEGAKVVVADIHLEAAETVAGDIKAGGGEALAVQANVAEESDIQNLIDRTVNTYGTVDILVNNAGIMDNFEPAGDIEDESWERVLAVNTTSVMRATRKVLPIFLEKQQGVIINVASVGGLFGARAGAAYTASKHAVIGFTKNTGFMYAAKGIRCNAIAPGGVETNIGSTMTHINPFGMERTQPGMALNPRMGQPAEIAQLALFLASEEAGFVNGAVITADGGWTAY, from the coding sequence ATGAGACTTCACAACAAAGTGGCAGTAGTTACCGGGGCGGCATCCGGGATGGGGAAGGCGATTGCCGTGCTTTATGCGAAGGAAGGGGCCAAGGTGGTAGTAGCAGATATTCATCTGGAGGCTGCGGAGACGGTGGCCGGTGACATTAAAGCTGGCGGCGGGGAAGCCCTGGCGGTACAAGCAAATGTTGCTGAAGAGTCTGACATCCAGAATCTGATCGACAGAACAGTCAACACTTACGGCACTGTAGATATTCTGGTGAATAATGCGGGGATTATGGATAACTTTGAACCGGCGGGTGATATTGAGGATGAGAGCTGGGAGCGGGTGCTCGCCGTCAATACAACTTCAGTAATGCGTGCTACGCGCAAGGTACTGCCTATTTTCCTGGAAAAACAACAGGGTGTTATTATTAACGTTGCCTCGGTAGGCGGTCTGTTCGGTGCCCGGGCCGGTGCAGCTTATACAGCCTCGAAGCATGCGGTTATCGGCTTTACCAAGAATACCGGATTCATGTATGCTGCCAAGGGAATCCGCTGTAATGCGATTGCGCCAGGCGGTGTCGAAACCAATATTGGTTCCACTATGACCCATATCAATCCTTTTGGCATGGAACGCACACAGCCGGGTATGGCGCTTAATCCACGGATGGGCCAGCCCGCAGAAATCGCACAGCTCGCCTTGTTCCTGGCTTCAGAGGAAGCAGGCTTTGTGAATGGAGCAGTCATTACCGCAGACGGCGGGTGGACGGCTTATTAA
- a CDS encoding type 1 glutamine amidotransferase family protein, with translation MQNRQAYLYVFNTMSDWEYGYLAAELNTGRYFKKGTAPLKVITVSASKESVTTMGGLTVQPDLTLDECSLASGDLLILPGGNTWGEAENQPVLDRAHEALKLGVAVAAICGATAALADKGYLDVVPHTSNNLDYLKMVSPGYKGETYHEDGPVAVSGKLVTASGIAPLEFAREVLRVLEVFAPATLDAWYSLNKTQETEYFFQLMGSLDQG, from the coding sequence ATGCAAAACAGACAAGCTTATCTATACGTATTCAATACGATGTCAGACTGGGAATACGGGTATTTGGCCGCTGAACTGAACACAGGAAGATACTTCAAAAAAGGTACAGCACCTTTAAAAGTCATTACGGTATCCGCGAGCAAAGAATCGGTTACAACTATGGGCGGACTGACGGTACAGCCGGATCTCACCCTGGATGAGTGTAGTTTGGCAAGCGGCGATCTATTGATTTTGCCTGGAGGGAATACGTGGGGAGAGGCGGAGAATCAGCCGGTCTTGGATAGGGCTCACGAAGCGCTCAAGCTCGGTGTGGCCGTTGCTGCTATTTGCGGGGCGACCGCGGCGCTGGCGGATAAGGGTTATCTGGATGTTGTGCCGCATACAAGCAACAACCTGGATTATCTGAAAATGGTCAGTCCCGGCTATAAAGGGGAAACTTATCATGAGGATGGGCCTGTAGCTGTCAGCGGGAAGCTGGTCACGGCATCGGGCATCGCTCCGCTGGAATTCGCGAGGGAAGTGCTAAGGGTCTTAGAGGTATTTGCTCCAGCTACCTTGGATGCATGGTACAGTCTTAACAAGACCCAGGAGACCGAATACTTTTTCCAGCTTATGGGCTCGTTAGATCAGGGGTAA